In a genomic window of uncultured Flavobacterium sp.:
- a CDS encoding HAD-IIIA family hydrolase codes for MAKHFKEIMNDITTFVFDVDGVLTDSSVFVTNEGEMLRTMNIRDGYAMKAAVESGFNVCIISGGSNEGVRIRLRNLGINDIHLGVPDKVATFKEYTETYNIKPEQVLYMGDDIPDFHVMKLVGLPTCPQDSSPEIKNICRYVSHVKGGKGAARDVIEQVMKVQGKWMEHFSGKHD; via the coding sequence ATGGCAAAACATTTTAAAGAGATAATGAACGACATCACAACTTTTGTTTTTGATGTAGATGGCGTACTTACAGACAGTTCCGTTTTTGTAACCAATGAAGGAGAAATGCTTCGTACGATGAATATTCGTGATGGTTATGCAATGAAAGCGGCTGTTGAAAGTGGTTTTAATGTTTGCATTATTTCTGGCGGAAGCAACGAAGGCGTTCGCATTAGACTTCGTAATTTAGGAATCAACGATATTCATTTAGGAGTTCCTGACAAGGTTGCGACTTTTAAGGAATACACAGAAACTTACAATATTAAACCAGAGCAAGTGTTATATATGGGAGATGATATTCCTGATTTTCATGTTATGAAATTAGTAGGATTACCAACTTGCCCGCAAGATTCAAGTCCTGAAATCAAGAATATTTGCCGTTATGTTTCGCATGTAAAAGGAGGAAAAGGTGCCGCGCGTGACGTTATCGAGCAAGTAATGAAAGTACAAGGAAAATGGATGGAACATTTTAGTGGGAAACACGATTGA